In the genome of Candidatus Binatia bacterium, one region contains:
- the hpt gene encoding hypoxanthine phosphoribosyltransferase — MVKHSVLLDAATIATRVAGVARAVRSETEGSALTVIGLLTGSFVFVADLVRALSLEGVETWIDFMAVSHYGTPARASDTVQIRKDLSIDIRGHHVLLVDDILDTGLTLRYARDRVSSLAPASLRTCVLLDKPDRRLVPIEADYVAFAIPDRWAIGYGLDLDGQGRGLPYVGAVDDSSPKGAKRGNT, encoded by the coding sequence GTGGTCAAGCATAGCGTCCTGCTCGACGCCGCCACCATCGCAACGCGGGTCGCCGGCGTGGCCAGAGCCGTGCGCAGCGAAACGGAAGGCTCGGCTCTCACCGTTATCGGTCTGCTAACCGGAAGCTTCGTGTTCGTCGCCGATCTGGTCCGTGCACTTTCGCTAGAAGGTGTCGAAACTTGGATCGACTTCATGGCCGTCTCCCATTACGGCACCCCCGCCCGGGCCAGCGACACGGTGCAGATCCGCAAGGACTTGAGTATCGACATTCGCGGCCACCACGTCCTGCTGGTCGACGACATTCTCGACACGGGTCTCACCCTGCGCTACGCGCGCGATCGCGTCTCGTCGCTCGCCCCGGCCTCCCTTCGTACCTGCGTGCTTCTCGACAAACCCGACCGGCGCCTCGTACCCATCGAGGCCGACTATGTCGCTTTCGCCATTCCGGACCGCTGGGCAATCGGTTACGGGCTGGACCTCGATGGACAGGGGCGCGGCCTGCCCTATGTAGGCGCAGTGGACGACTCGTCGCCAAAGGGCGCAAAGCGGGGCAACACGTGA
- the ade gene encoding adenine deaminase, translated as MNDTVRLAPTPAQLARRIAVARGDEPADLIVAGGQLINVFSGEIYPADVALADGFVAGIGTSRGREYIDATGLFVAPGFIDAHIHIESTMLTPAEFARVVVPLGTTTVVADPHEIANVWGLAGIDYMLESTADLPLSVFFMLPSCVPATALESAGAQLGTAELATLIDHPRVLGLAEVMNYPGVIRGDADVLAKIRLAGHKSVDGHAPGLSGAALNAYVAAGIGSDHESTSLSEATEKLRAGMQIFIREGTVAKNLAALLPLVTPATAWRCGLVTDDRHPTDLLTEGHVDFLLRRAVAAGLSPLTAIALVTASPAAHFRLGDRGAVAPGYRADLALIDSLETFRARIVIAGGCVVARDGSLCIDLPPSMRAPAPAIDIGWSNLGPIALPANGHRHGKVIDLIPNQLTTGRAVLPMLIRDGCAIADPSRDLCKLIVVERHHATGSVGVGFVRGFGLQAGALASTVAHDSHNIVVAGTSDAELMFALRAVEQIGGGLVAVRTGAILAAVPLPIAGLMSDRSGPQVAAQMCAVLDAAHGLGSYLDDPFMALSFLALPVIPALRLTDRGLVDVERFTVVPVLGDD; from the coding sequence GTGAACGACACGGTCCGGTTGGCGCCCACGCCCGCGCAACTGGCCCGGCGCATCGCCGTCGCTCGCGGCGACGAACCGGCCGATCTGATCGTCGCCGGTGGACAGCTCATCAACGTCTTCTCCGGCGAGATCTATCCCGCCGACGTGGCGCTGGCCGACGGTTTCGTCGCCGGGATAGGGACCTCTCGGGGAAGGGAATACATCGATGCTACCGGCCTGTTTGTCGCCCCCGGTTTCATCGACGCCCATATCCACATCGAGTCGACCATGCTGACGCCTGCGGAATTCGCACGCGTCGTTGTTCCTCTCGGCACCACCACCGTGGTGGCCGACCCGCACGAGATCGCCAACGTATGGGGCCTCGCCGGGATCGACTACATGCTGGAGTCGACCGCGGACCTGCCGCTTTCCGTGTTCTTTATGCTTCCGTCGTGCGTACCGGCGACCGCACTCGAGTCCGCCGGCGCGCAGCTCGGGACCGCGGAACTGGCAACTCTGATCGATCATCCGCGGGTACTTGGGCTTGCCGAGGTCATGAACTACCCGGGCGTTATCAGGGGCGACGCCGATGTACTGGCGAAGATCCGCCTCGCCGGACACAAGTCTGTCGACGGGCACGCACCCGGCCTCTCCGGCGCCGCCCTTAACGCCTACGTGGCCGCGGGGATCGGTTCCGACCACGAGTCCACCAGTCTTTCCGAAGCGACCGAGAAATTGCGCGCCGGCATGCAGATCTTCATTCGGGAAGGAACGGTGGCCAAGAACCTCGCCGCACTCCTGCCGCTCGTCACTCCCGCCACGGCGTGGCGCTGTGGCCTGGTTACCGACGACCGCCATCCGACGGACCTGCTCACGGAGGGCCACGTCGATTTCCTGCTGCGCCGGGCCGTCGCTGCCGGCCTCTCGCCGCTGACCGCCATCGCTCTCGTCACCGCCTCTCCGGCCGCCCATTTCCGTCTCGGTGACCGTGGGGCCGTGGCCCCCGGATATCGCGCCGACCTCGCGCTCATCGACAGCCTCGAGACGTTCCGCGCTCGGATCGTCATCGCCGGCGGCTGTGTTGTCGCGCGCGACGGAAGTCTGTGCATCGATCTGCCCCCATCCATGCGCGCGCCCGCCCCGGCGATCGACATCGGCTGGTCAAATCTTGGACCGATCGCGCTTCCGGCCAACGGTCATCGTCACGGTAAAGTGATCGACCTGATCCCGAATCAATTGACCACCGGGCGCGCCGTTCTGCCGATGCTGATCCGTGATGGCTGTGCGATAGCCGATCCATCGCGTGACCTCTGCAAGCTCATCGTGGTGGAGCGGCATCACGCCACCGGTTCGGTCGGCGTCGGCTTCGTCCGCGGCTTCGGATTGCAGGCCGGGGCTCTCGCGTCGACGGTCGCACACGACTCGCACAACATCGTCGTCGCCGGGACCAGCGACGCCGAGCTGATGTTTGCCCTGCGCGCGGTGGAGCAAATCGGCGGCGGACTCGTGGCGGTGCGGACCGGCGCGATCCTCGCCGCCGTCCCGTTGCCGATCGCCGGGCTCATGTCCGACCGTTCCGGACCGCAGGTAGCAGCGCAGATGTGCGCCGTGCTCGACGCGGCGCACGGCCTCGGCTCGTACCTGGACGATCCCTTCATGGCGCTCTCGTTTCTGGCTTTACCGGTGATTCCGGCGCTGCGGCTGACCGACCGTGGCCTGGTCGATGTGGAGCGTTTCACCGTCGTGCCTGTCCTTGGGGACGACTGA
- a CDS encoding (2Fe-2S)-binding protein: MGRICDAIAAGARTVAEVNRVTGSGSGDCGATRCGPVIEELVRSGGRLVLGQG; encoded by the coding sequence ATGGGCCGCATTTGTGACGCGATCGCGGCCGGAGCACGGACGGTTGCGGAGGTGAATCGCGTGACGGGCAGTGGCAGTGGCGACTGCGGCGCGACCCGCTGCGGTCCAGTCATCGAGGAACTCGTCCGCAGCGGCGGACGCCTGGTACTGGGGCAGGGATAG
- a CDS encoding glutathione S-transferase N-terminal domain-containing protein: MGIANDLSSFTATVIRLGRGLYPRITAADRQGPAEPLDLYDFEGCPYCRKVREVLSELDLDYISYPVARGSARRVELRKRGGKVQVPYLVDPNTGEAMYESEDIVVYLNRTYGGSRPAGWSVPIPGLVDDLVSAAASAARLGAGTRCRTSQRHDLRPLELYNMEGSPYCRKVRETLTELDLVHLVHNVPKGSPKRRELERRGGKVMVPYLIDPNRGEEMYESDDIVSYLRKHYGTPTHEDSPTRRAATRKGKVSGTKGRAGLR, translated from the coding sequence ATGGGAATCGCGAACGATCTGTCCTCTTTCACGGCCACGGTGATCCGCCTGGGTCGTGGACTCTATCCGCGAATCACGGCCGCAGATCGACAAGGCCCCGCGGAACCTTTGGATCTCTACGATTTCGAGGGTTGCCCCTATTGCCGTAAGGTCCGTGAGGTCCTCAGCGAGCTTGATCTCGACTACATCTCCTACCCGGTCGCCCGTGGAAGTGCCCGCCGTGTCGAGTTACGCAAGCGCGGCGGCAAGGTTCAGGTCCCCTATCTCGTCGACCCGAACACCGGCGAGGCCATGTACGAGTCCGAAGATATCGTCGTCTATCTGAATCGAACCTACGGTGGATCTCGACCCGCTGGTTGGAGTGTGCCGATTCCCGGCCTCGTGGACGACCTCGTCTCGGCAGCCGCCAGTGCCGCCCGATTGGGTGCCGGGACTCGCTGCCGGACATCGCAGCGCCACGACCTGCGTCCTCTCGAGCTCTACAACATGGAGGGCTCGCCGTACTGCCGAAAGGTGCGTGAAACCCTGACCGAGCTTGACCTGGTGCACCTCGTTCACAATGTGCCCAAGGGCAGTCCCAAGCGTCGCGAACTCGAACGCCGTGGCGGCAAAGTAATGGTCCCATATCTCATCGATCCCAACCGCGGAGAGGAGATGTACGAGTCCGACGATATCGTCTCCTATCTCCGCAAACACTACGGGACACCGACCCACGAAGACTCACCTACGCGGCGGGCGGCGACGCGCAAAGGCAAGGTGAGCGGGACAAAGGGCCGCGCGGGCCTGCGGTAG
- a CDS encoding SpoIIE family protein phosphatase: MTEKASVAPAAAAATRKVRRGLAFRLTVLVFAGGGTVVALMLAYNYHVARRLILAEAERGATNLARSAVNHVGAVVQSTARVPDYLGVLLSNSDYTEDEILALVRTTVEASPTTYGSTIAFAPYGFDRQRQYFAPYFYRKDPGTIDLRWLGGDTYHYFTMSWFERPRDLGHGTWSEPYFDEGGGNILMATYSAPFTRISDAQARFAGVVTADMALDWLEAYVASLRLYNSGYAFLISKAGTIITHPRREYVLRETIFSLAERQRNADLRRIAEDMVHDGTGVGRAYSTVAESDSFFVYAPVPSTGWTLAVVFPEDDLLDDVVALTYAQIGLATTGGALLLLVVVAISRSIARPLVTLSTATEEIARGNLDTPLPEVRSTDEIGTLATAFRQMQGDLKAYLAEHDQLVAIRSELDVARRIQQSILPRRFPPFPDHPEIEIFAEMLPAREVGGDFYDIFLVDDAHVGFAIADVSGKGIPAAIFMAMTRTLLRSTAVSGLTPGECLRRVNRLLCLENNAAMFVTLFYGILDLESGHLDYANGGHNPPFVLRADGSAESLPGTGGTALGVLDHLHYGVATSRLQPGDGLLLYTDGVTEAMDPEGSLFTEARLRVVLDTLKGLTPVAVIHAVLDAVDKWGSTAPQSDDVTVLAIRWTGGEADA, from the coding sequence GTGACAGAGAAGGCGTCAGTCGCTCCGGCGGCCGCCGCGGCGACGCGCAAGGTTCGCCGGGGCCTCGCCTTTCGCCTGACCGTCCTCGTCTTTGCGGGTGGCGGGACCGTCGTCGCCCTGATGCTCGCATATAACTACCACGTCGCCCGCCGCCTCATCCTTGCAGAGGCGGAACGCGGCGCCACCAACCTGGCACGATCGGCCGTCAACCACGTGGGCGCGGTGGTGCAGTCCACCGCTCGTGTGCCCGATTACCTCGGCGTCCTGCTTTCCAATTCCGATTACACCGAGGACGAAATCCTAGCTCTCGTGCGCACCACGGTCGAGGCGAGCCCGACCACGTACGGCTCCACGATCGCCTTCGCCCCGTATGGCTTCGACCGCCAGCGGCAGTATTTCGCCCCGTACTTCTACCGCAAGGATCCCGGCACCATCGACCTCCGCTGGCTGGGCGGCGACACGTACCACTACTTCACGATGAGCTGGTTCGAAAGACCACGCGACCTCGGCCACGGCACCTGGAGCGAGCCCTACTTCGACGAGGGCGGCGGCAACATCCTCATGGCCACCTACTCGGCGCCTTTCACGAGGATCTCCGACGCTCAAGCGCGTTTTGCGGGCGTGGTGACTGCGGATATGGCACTCGACTGGCTGGAAGCCTACGTCGCCTCGTTGCGCCTCTACAACAGCGGCTACGCCTTCCTGATTTCCAAAGCGGGCACGATCATCACGCACCCGCGCCGCGAGTACGTGCTGCGGGAAACCATCTTCAGTCTGGCGGAGCGACAGCGGAATGCCGACCTCCGCCGGATTGCCGAAGACATGGTCCACGACGGCACCGGTGTCGGCCGCGCTTATTCGACCGTCGCCGAGAGCGATTCCTTCTTCGTCTATGCGCCGGTTCCTTCTACCGGCTGGACTCTGGCGGTGGTCTTTCCGGAAGACGACCTGCTCGACGATGTCGTCGCGCTCACATACGCGCAGATTGGCCTGGCCACCACCGGCGGCGCGCTCCTGCTTCTCGTCGTCGTCGCCATCTCGCGCTCGATCGCCCGTCCACTCGTCACGCTCTCGACGGCCACCGAAGAAATCGCTCGCGGCAACCTCGACACGCCCCTCCCCGAGGTGCGATCCACGGACGAAATCGGCACACTGGCGACAGCGTTCCGACAGATGCAAGGGGACCTCAAGGCATACCTGGCGGAGCACGACCAGCTCGTCGCCATCCGAAGCGAGCTCGACGTTGCGCGCCGAATTCAGCAGTCGATCCTGCCGCGCCGCTTTCCGCCGTTTCCCGATCACCCCGAGATCGAGATCTTCGCCGAGATGCTGCCTGCGCGGGAGGTCGGTGGCGACTTCTACGACATCTTTCTGGTCGACGACGCCCACGTTGGGTTCGCCATCGCGGACGTGTCCGGCAAGGGCATCCCGGCCGCCATCTTCATGGCCATGACCCGCACGCTCCTGCGCTCTACGGCCGTCTCTGGCCTCACCCCCGGCGAGTGCCTGCGCAGGGTCAATCGGCTCCTCTGCCTCGAAAACAACGCCGCGATGTTCGTGACGCTCTTCTACGGCATCCTGGATCTGGAAAGCGGCCACCTCGATTACGCCAACGGCGGACACAACCCACCTTTCGTTCTGCGCGCGGATGGTAGTGCCGAATCCCTGCCGGGCACCGGGGGAACCGCGCTCGGCGTTCTCGACCATCTCCACTACGGAGTGGCGACGTCACGCCTTCAGCCCGGCGATGGACTGTTGCTGTACACCGACGGCGTCACCGAAGCGATGGACCCCGAAGGCTCGCTGTTCACCGAAGCCCGCTTGCGCGTCGTGCTGGACACGCTCAAAGGTCTGACCCCGGTAGCCGTTATCCACGCGGTTCTCGATGCCGTAGACAAGTGGGGATCGACGGCACCGCAAAGTGACGACGTCACCGTCCTCGCGATCCGCTGGACCGGAGGTGAAGCGGACGCATGA
- a CDS encoding ATP-binding protein, with the protein MKPASGSADIYLRNDLRELERLRVAVEAFGANYCLPGPLLFELNLALEEWVTNIVAYGYDDTEPHSIAVRISLDTTAEGRHVAIEVEDDARPFNPLEVPPPRLDLPIEERPVGGLGIHFLRRCMDSVAYERVGTRNRLLLRKQVVG; encoded by the coding sequence ATGAAGCCCGCGAGCGGTAGTGCCGATATCTACCTGCGCAACGATCTGCGCGAACTCGAGCGTTTGCGTGTCGCCGTCGAAGCGTTCGGGGCCAATTACTGCCTGCCGGGGCCGCTCTTGTTCGAGCTGAATCTGGCCCTCGAGGAGTGGGTTACCAATATTGTCGCCTACGGCTACGACGACACCGAACCTCACTCCATCGCTGTCCGGATCAGCCTCGACACCACTGCGGAGGGACGACACGTTGCCATCGAAGTCGAAGACGATGCGCGGCCCTTCAACCCACTGGAGGTCCCGCCGCCGCGTCTCGATCTGCCGATCGAGGAACGCCCCGTCGGCGGCCTCGGCATTCACTTCCTGCGCCGCTGCATGGACAGCGTCGCGTACGAACGCGTCGGTACCCGCAACCGCCTCTTGCTGCGTAAGCAAGTCGTGGGATAA
- a CDS encoding STAS domain-containing protein, translating into MDITESRQNGFLILTVTGRVDASNASSLEKTLLTAIDGGERRIVVDCAPLEYISSAGLRALLLAAKRVAPGGGALALAALRDEIKEVFDMAGFSAIFRVFPTTGDALAAGR; encoded by the coding sequence ATGGACATCACCGAATCACGACAAAACGGCTTCCTTATTCTGACCGTTACCGGGCGGGTGGACGCGAGCAACGCCTCGAGTCTGGAGAAGACCCTGCTCACGGCAATCGACGGTGGCGAAAGACGGATTGTGGTCGACTGCGCTCCGCTGGAGTACATCAGCAGCGCCGGGCTGCGCGCGCTCCTTCTTGCCGCCAAGCGCGTCGCCCCCGGCGGCGGCGCCCTTGCGCTGGCCGCACTGCGCGACGAAATCAAAGAGGTCTTCGACATGGCGGGCTTCTCGGCGATCTTTCGCGTCTTCCCGACCACCGGGGACGCACTCGCCGCAGGGCGCTAG
- a CDS encoding PspC domain-containing protein: protein MIAGVCAGLARQFGVSVTALRLAAVLLTLLGAGWGVIVYIVLWVIMPYDDDGSGGAEAGRQRSGQGEFER from the coding sequence ATGATTGCCGGCGTGTGCGCAGGGTTGGCCCGGCAGTTCGGCGTCTCGGTGACCGCCCTCCGGCTGGCAGCCGTTCTGTTGACCCTGCTGGGCGCCGGGTGGGGGGTGATCGTCTACATCGTGCTGTGGGTGATCATGCCGTACGACGATGACGGCTCCGGCGGCGCCGAGGCGGGTCGGCAGCGGTCGGGCCAGGGGGAGTTCGAGCGATAA
- a CDS encoding sigma-70 family RNA polymerase sigma factor has translation MTDEELVSELALGSEDALCELLRRYERPLAGFVYRNTGGRDVEDLYQETWARVVRQASRFDSQRRFSTWMFQIALNLCRDWHRRRPPEPVDPAACDAVAAVGMERTEAALDAAAMLALLPEAQREVVTLRYYEDLTEAEVADIVGCPLGTVKSRLHAALARMTAAVRGEAS, from the coding sequence ATGACGGACGAGGAACTCGTCAGCGAGTTGGCGCTTGGCAGTGAGGACGCCCTCTGCGAGCTGTTGCGGCGCTACGAGCGACCGCTGGCCGGCTTCGTTTATCGGAATACGGGTGGGCGAGATGTCGAGGACTTGTATCAGGAGACCTGGGCTCGGGTGGTTCGCCAGGCGTCTCGCTTCGACAGCCAACGTCGGTTCTCGACCTGGATGTTCCAGATCGCCCTCAATCTTTGCCGCGATTGGCATCGGCGACGTCCGCCCGAACCGGTCGACCCGGCCGCCTGCGACGCGGTAGCTGCGGTGGGTATGGAGCGTACGGAGGCGGCTCTCGATGCCGCCGCAATGCTGGCGTTGTTGCCGGAAGCGCAACGAGAGGTGGTGACCTTGCGCTACTACGAGGATCTTACGGAGGCCGAGGTGGCCGACATCGTGGGCTGTCCCCTGGGGACGGTCAAGAGCCGTCTGCACGCAGCCCTGGCGCGCATGACGGCGGCGGTGCGCGGGGAGGCGTCATGA
- a CDS encoding PspC domain-containing protein — protein sequence MSTKRCPYCAEEINVEAVRCRYCRSRLTSFGVDRWHRSHAEARLGGVCAAVGHALAVPVAAVRLVFVVLTFFHFLGPLLYGALWLVIPRDPGGESALEQMLGRALELAGWLGGRQEPRGDEPRPDVGARRVGNGDGQEYTVPEVRDAP from the coding sequence ATGAGCACGAAGCGTTGTCCATATTGTGCCGAGGAGATCAACGTCGAGGCCGTACGCTGCCGTTACTGCCGGAGTCGGTTGACGTCCTTCGGTGTGGACCGGTGGCACAGAAGCCATGCGGAGGCTCGGCTGGGCGGGGTTTGCGCTGCGGTCGGTCACGCGCTGGCGGTGCCGGTTGCGGCGGTGCGCCTCGTCTTCGTCGTATTGACGTTCTTCCACTTTCTGGGGCCGCTGCTGTACGGGGCGCTGTGGTTGGTGATTCCCCGCGACCCGGGGGGCGAGTCGGCGTTGGAGCAGATGTTGGGCCGAGCCCTGGAGTTAGCGGGATGGTTAGGGGGACGGCAGGAACCCCGGGGGGACGAGCCGCGACCCGATGTGGGTGCGCGACGTGTAGGCAACGGGGACGGCCAGGAGTATACGGTGCCGGAGGTGCGTGACGCTCCGTGA
- a CDS encoding DUF456 family protein, giving the protein METVLYVLGVFVLFAVCVAALFSLVFGLPGTFVILGAALIYAWATGFGAVSWATIGWLTGLAVLGEGIEFLASSAGAASARPSWRVFAGALLGSFVGGLLGVPFLFGVGALLGALAGAFAGAALAVAWEGGDTGAAFATGFAAMRGRLLGFVLKAAVAVAMVVLLAAALI; this is encoded by the coding sequence GTGGAAACGGTCCTCTACGTTCTCGGTGTCTTCGTTCTGTTTGCAGTGTGCGTGGCCGCCCTGTTTTCTCTCGTGTTCGGCTTGCCGGGTACGTTCGTGATCCTCGGCGCCGCGTTAATATATGCTTGGGCGACGGGCTTCGGGGCCGTTAGCTGGGCGACGATCGGGTGGTTGACCGGACTGGCCGTGCTCGGCGAGGGGATCGAGTTTCTGGCCAGTAGTGCGGGGGCGGCCAGCGCGCGTCCTTCCTGGCGGGTATTTGCGGGAGCACTCCTTGGCAGTTTCGTAGGTGGGCTGCTCGGGGTGCCGTTTCTGTTCGGGGTGGGGGCGCTTCTGGGGGCTTTGGCCGGGGCGTTTGCCGGCGCGGCGTTAGCGGTGGCGTGGGAAGGCGGCGATACCGGTGCTGCGTTTGCGACTGGGTTTGCGGCTATGCGCGGACGCCTTCTCGGATTCGTGCTCAAGGCAGCCGTAGCCGTGGCGATGGTGGTTCTGTTGGCCGCGGCGCTGATCTGA
- a CDS encoding DUF2961 domain-containing protein, which translates to MQREGARMDLGSGSLAGLARLRNYRSRRLSSWDRSGGNLDCLAVQPGECVSLGKIDGPGCVRHVWMTMMSVPAETHELRQTVFRAYWDGAPQPGIEVPLGDFFGVGFGLRRNFVSLPLQMSPQDGKGFNCWFPMPFTDGARFEIENQGASVRLLFFYIDYEEHPQADPDLARFCAWWNRVEQTAGTARAMGYGRGDYQLDERRPVGIGMGMNGPWLQPNLTGKDNYVILDVTGRGHYVGCNLNVDVFERQVNDWYGEGDDMIFVDGEPWPPRLHGTGTEDYFCTAFCPKQEYSAPYHGISVYSGTDAWPWGGKNSMYRFHIEDPVRFERSIRVTIETGHNNALANDYSSTAYWYQADPPRLPPLLPVEARLPRPDPPELSR; encoded by the coding sequence ATGCAGCGCGAGGGAGCGAGGATGGATCTCGGATCGGGGAGCCTGGCGGGTTTGGCGCGATTGCGGAATTACCGCAGCCGTCGCCTGTCGTCTTGGGACCGCAGCGGGGGCAATCTGGATTGCCTGGCGGTTCAGCCGGGCGAGTGCGTGTCGCTCGGTAAGATCGATGGCCCGGGGTGCGTAAGGCACGTCTGGATGACGATGATGTCGGTGCCGGCGGAAACGCACGAACTGCGGCAGACTGTGTTCCGCGCGTACTGGGATGGGGCGCCGCAACCTGGCATCGAGGTGCCGTTGGGCGACTTTTTCGGGGTGGGCTTCGGGCTGCGGCGCAACTTCGTGTCGTTGCCGCTGCAGATGAGCCCGCAGGACGGCAAAGGCTTCAACTGCTGGTTTCCGATGCCGTTTACGGACGGTGCGCGTTTCGAGATCGAGAACCAGGGGGCGAGCGTCAGGCTATTGTTCTTCTACATCGACTACGAGGAACATCCGCAGGCCGATCCCGACCTGGCGCGCTTTTGTGCGTGGTGGAACCGGGTGGAACAAACGGCCGGGACGGCACGGGCCATGGGGTATGGGCGCGGCGATTATCAGCTCGACGAGCGGAGGCCGGTGGGGATTGGCATGGGGATGAACGGTCCCTGGCTGCAGCCGAACCTCACCGGGAAGGACAACTACGTCATTCTCGACGTCACGGGCCGTGGCCATTACGTCGGTTGCAACCTGAATGTCGACGTCTTCGAGCGGCAGGTGAACGATTGGTACGGCGAGGGCGACGACATGATCTTCGTCGATGGCGAACCGTGGCCGCCGCGGCTCCACGGCACTGGCACCGAAGACTACTTCTGTACCGCCTTCTGCCCGAAGCAGGAGTACAGCGCACCCTATCACGGTATCAGCGTCTACAGTGGCACTGATGCCTGGCCCTGGGGCGGGAAGAACTCGATGTACCGGTTCCATATCGAGGACCCGGTCCGTTTCGAGCGATCGATCCGCGTAACTATCGAGACCGGGCACAACAACGCACTGGCCAACGACTACTCGAGTACGGCGTACTGGTATCAGGCCGACCCGCCGAGGCTGCCGCCCCTGTTGCCGGTCGAGGCCCGTTTGCCGCGGCCGGACCCGCCCGAGTTGTCGCGCTAG
- a CDS encoding thermonuclease family protein yields MGQPVVRGTLAAALGALLAVVAGFLLVGGDARGDSWTTVATVIDGDTIRVGDRWQQTTVRLIGVDTPEVAHGERPGEPFGREATEFTRRALTGRRVRLEVRPEDRIDAYGRLLAYVFLEDGTFFNRELVRQGYARAYTRFRFAYRDEFRRLEAEARAAGRGMWAAAARAGSPIEGRIMGNRRSRVYHLPGQRTYGSVSERNRVYFESEAEAVRQGYRRARD; encoded by the coding sequence GTGGGACAACCGGTCGTGAGAGGTACGCTGGCGGCGGCCCTCGGTGCGCTGCTGGCGGTGGTTGCGGGCTTCCTTCTAGTAGGAGGCGATGCCAGAGGCGACTCGTGGACTACGGTCGCGACCGTGATCGATGGCGACACAATCCGTGTCGGCGACCGGTGGCAGCAGACAACTGTACGCTTGATTGGTGTGGACACTCCGGAGGTCGCGCATGGCGAGCGGCCGGGAGAACCGTTCGGTCGCGAGGCGACCGAGTTTACGCGGCGAGCACTAACCGGGCGCCGGGTGCGTCTGGAGGTGCGGCCGGAAGACCGGATCGACGCGTACGGGCGGTTGCTGGCCTACGTCTTCCTCGAAGACGGTACGTTCTTCAATCGCGAGCTGGTGCGTCAGGGCTATGCGCGGGCTTACACGCGGTTCCGGTTCGCGTATCGAGACGAGTTTCGGCGGCTCGAAGCCGAGGCGCGTGCGGCGGGACGGGGCATGTGGGCGGCCGCGGCTCGCGCGGGGTCGCCGATCGAGGGGCGGATCATGGGCAATCGCCGCTCCCGCGTATACCACCTGCCGGGCCAGCGCACGTACGGGAGCGTCAGCGAGCGCAACCGCGTGTACTTCGAGAGTGAGGCGGAGGCGGTGCGGCAGGGTTATCGGAGGGCGCGGGATTAG
- a CDS encoding phosphoribosylanthranilate isomerase, whose amino-acid sequence MPVRVQIAGVSTVDEARVIESAGGDAIGLTLRLPTGVHDGLTEARARSIVAALPPCITTVAITYVRTAREAIDLCRPLGVGALQLHGEFPIGDLLMVRAALPHLKIIRAVHVTGPEVIAAARRLEQRVDALILDTYDPDTGRHGATGKTHDWSISRAIVDAVRVPVMLAGGLNPANVAAAIHAVRPWGVDVHTGVEHPDGRRDFTRIRDFIVRAKMA is encoded by the coding sequence ATGCCCGTGCGCGTGCAAATCGCCGGCGTTTCCACCGTTGACGAGGCTCGCGTCATCGAAAGCGCGGGCGGGGATGCTATCGGCCTCACCCTCCGTCTACCCACGGGCGTGCACGACGGCCTTACCGAGGCACGGGCGCGCAGTATCGTTGCCGCGCTGCCGCCGTGCATCACCACCGTTGCAATTACCTACGTGCGTACCGCCCGCGAGGCCATCGACCTCTGCCGCCCGCTTGGTGTCGGCGCGCTGCAGTTACACGGGGAGTTCCCCATCGGCGATCTGCTTATGGTGCGCGCGGCCCTGCCCCACCTGAAGATCATTCGCGCCGTCCATGTTACGGGGCCCGAGGTCATCGCCGCCGCCCGCCGGTTGGAGCAACGCGTCGATGCCCTCATCCTCGACACCTACGACCCGGACACCGGCCGTCACGGTGCCACCGGCAAGACCCACGACTGGTCGATCAGCCGCGCCATTGTCGACGCCGTTCGCGTACCGGTTATGCTTGCCGGCGGCCTCAACCCGGCCAACGTCGCCGCCGCGATCCACGCGGTACGTCCGTGGGGCGTCGACGTTCATACCGGCGTGGAACATCCCGACGGCCGCCGCGACTTCACTCGCATCCGCGACTTCATCGTCCGCGCGAAGATGGCTTGA